TGGAGACCGGGTACCGGGGACACGCGGCGGACGCCGCCGCCCAGGCGCGGGCCGACGGGCTGGACCTGGTCGTCGCGCTGGGCGGCGACGGAACCGTCAACGAGGTCGTCAACGGCCTGCTCCGCGACGGCACGGGCGACGACGTGCCGATGCTCGCCGTGGTGCCGGGGGGATCGGCGAACGTGTTCGCCCGCGCGCTGGGCATCTCCCGGGAGCCGGTGGAGGCGACTTATCAGGTGCTCCAGGCCTTAGAGGCCCGTCGTTCGAGAAGCGTCGGGCTCGGTCGCGTCGACGACCGGTGGTTCACCTTCAACGCCGGGCTCGGCTGGGACGCCGACGTCGTCCGGGCCGTGGAACGGCAACGTGAGGCGGGCCGGGTCGCCACTCCGCTGCGCTATGCCCGGATCGCGTTCGACAGATATCTTCGATCGGCGATGCGAAAGCCGAGTCTCACCGTGGAGCTGCCCGGTCGAGAGCCGATAACGGGATGTCATCTGACTTTCGTCTCCAACACGACGCCGTGGACCTATCTCGGTC
This genomic stretch from Actinoalloteichus hoggarensis harbors:
- a CDS encoding diacylglycerol/lipid kinase family protein translates to MRALLVTNPQATTTTPGTRDVLAHALASAVKLDLVETGYRGHAADAAAQARADGLDLVVALGGDGTVNEVVNGLLRDGTGDDVPMLAVVPGGSANVFARALGISREPVEATYQVLQALEARRSRSVGLGRVDDRWFTFNAGLGWDADVVRAVERQREAGRVATPLRYARIAFDRYLRSAMRKPSLTVELPGREPITGCHLTFVSNTTPWTYLGPYAMHTNPDCSFDSGLGVFALDTMRAPTVLRHLAQVFGGRPAGPRGARLLREDDVASLVVRCDRPMGLQVDGDFLGLREKVRFNAAPKALEVVA